The region AATAAAGTCGTTAGTTCTGGTTATATAAGTTATTAGCATCTCAAAAATAGTTATAAAAACTGTTGCTGTAAGACCAGTGAGAAAACCAAAACCAAGGGACTTGTTAAGTAAAACCATCTCGTTTGAATTACTAATTTTTTTATCCAGTAAAATACTGAATGCTGCTGCTGCCGGTATAAGTAAACAACAACTAAAATTTTTTATTCCCGGAACTGTTGAAAGAACTGCTGCACCAAATCCGGAGACAATTACCGGTAGATATTTTTTAAAATTCATGGATTCTTTTTCTGTAAAAGTAAATTTTCAATTGCACTTAAAATATATAGAAATACGATTGAACCGAAAAATAAACCGGTAGCTGCTGAGATTATTTTATTATAATTATAAACTTTAAGTGTTGTAAACAATACATCAGCTAATAACGGTAAAGAAAAGAAAACAAGAAGTTTTGTTTTAATCTTAAAAGATCCGTTTATTAAAATAACAGCTAATGCAGTTAAAGCTGAACCCAAATATATTCCACTGCATCTTGCACAAACCAAAAAGTAAATATTGCTGCAAGTAAATGACTTATTAATATCCTGATGACAAACTACTGCATAGAATTGCTTTTGAAATGGATAAACAGTTTTGAATAAGTTGATATCAAAACAGGGAGAAATAATACCTGTTAGCCAAATAACAGATAAGACAAATAAAAACAATCTAAATAATATCAGTTTTCTCTGAACAGGTAATTCCAATAAACATCAATCAATTTTGGAGAAGACTAAAATATTTTTATCAGTAAGAATATAAAGTTTACTGTTTAGAATAATAGCCGAACTGATGTTTGTATTCTCAAAGGAATAATTTAAATCCAGCCTGGTTACATTGCCGGTGCTGGATTTAAGATTAGAAAAGAAAACATTGTTGTTTACATCAGTTATGATCAGATTATTAAACAATATCCTTATAGATTGAAGTGTATTTTCAAATTGAAGTTTGGTAATACCATTGCCAAAGTTATCAAAGATAAAAATATCTCTATTATCAATTACATAGATGTTGTTAGCAGATGAAATTGCAAGTTGTGAAGGATTTTTAAGCTGAAATTTGCCTGCATCAATACCGCCGAAGTTCTGAAAAAAATTTCCGTAGATATCAAATTTAATTACTCTTCTGTTATCAGAATCAATCAGGTAAAGGTCTCCCTGATTTGAAACCGCAACACTTAACGGAAAGCCAAATTGTTCTTCTGAACTGCTGTTTTCATTTCTATTAAATGAAGAAACGAAATTTAAATTCTTATCAAATCTTTTAATTGAGTTATTATTCTTATCAGAAACATAAACTGATAAAGGATCGGCAAAGATATCAGCAGGGTCATCAAATGAATCGTTTGTCCAGCCATATCCGCCAAATGTTTTTAAAACATTTCCTAAAGTATCAAGTAAGATAATTTCATCATCGCCTTTGTCACAAACATAAATTAATCCATTTGCAGTTATGTAAAATGAAACTGCATTATTAAAATCACCATAAGAATCATTAATCTCAAATTTTTGAGCCGGAGTAATAACACTTAAAAAAACTATTAATACAAATATTCTGTACATATAAACAATTTTATTGATTAACATCTGCAAATTAAAACAACATTCTTCTTAATCTCAAGGGATAATTGCTTATCGTTAAATTGCATTTATAGGCTTCAATAGATATATTTGTTCCCACAAAAACAGAGAAAAATCTCATTGTCCCGTGGTGTAATTGGCAACACGTCTGACTCTGGATCAGAAGAGTTCAGGTTCGACCCCTGACGGGACAACTTGAAAATCTGCATTGAATAATAAAAGAGGTTTCTGAAAAAATCCGGTTTATCATATTTGAATAAACAAAAATCTTTTTATTATTTGTAAGATGCCCGCTTTAGTGTGGATGACGATTACTTCATAATTTTTTTTTCAGAGGTTCTTAATAATTAACAGGTAGCAGATTCAATCGTTATTTTTTTATTTTTTACTTACTCCCGGCGCGTTCGTCTAGTGGCTTAGGACACCGCCCTCTCAAGGCGGGGATCACGGGTTCGAATCCCGTACGCGCTACAAATTATTTATAAGCAATTATTATTTAAGCGGAGCCTTCCGCTTTCTTTATCATGAAACGATTTGAAAAACATATTTTTGTGTGTGAAAATTCAAGACCTGCTGATCATCCGCGCGGTTGCTGCTCTCAAAAAGGAAGTCAGGTAATAAGGGAATTGCTTAAATCAAGATTGAAAGAATTAGGACTGGGCTCAACAATTAGAGCAAATAGCAGCGGCTGTCTGGATGCTTGTGAATTTGGTCCTTCGATTGTTGTTTATCCAGAACAAGTTTGGTATGGCGGAGTTAAGAAGGAAGATGTTGAAGAAATCATTCAATCACATTTGATTAACAATGTTCCGGTAAAAAGGTTGTTTATCAATCATCCTCTTTATTTCAGAGATAATGAAACAGACAAATAAAAATCTTACTGTAAAAATTTTTGATATTTTAAAAAAAGAATATCCAAGAGTTAAACCAGCTTTAGAGTTTTCTAATCCTTTTGAGTTGTTAATCGCGACTATTCTTTCAGCACAATGTACTGATGAAAGAGTTAATGTTGTTACAAAACCTTTATTTAAAAAATATAAAACCCCGGATGATTTTATTAAGTTGACCAATGAGCAATTGGAGAAAGAGATTTATTCAACCGGATTTTATAAACAAAAAGCCAAAAGCATTCTGGCTTGCTGTAATACATTAATCGAAAATCATAAAGGTAAGGTGCCGGCAGATTTTGATGAGCTTGTGAAATTACCGGGTGTCGGAAGAA is a window of Ignavibacterium sp. DNA encoding:
- a CDS encoding (2Fe-2S) ferredoxin domain-containing protein, giving the protein MKRFEKHIFVCENSRPADHPRGCCSQKGSQVIRELLKSRLKELGLGSTIRANSSGCLDACEFGPSIVVYPEQVWYGGVKKEDVEEIIQSHLINNVPVKRLFINHPLYFRDNETDK
- the nth gene encoding endonuclease III; translation: MKQTNKNLTVKIFDILKKEYPRVKPALEFSNPFELLIATILSAQCTDERVNVVTKPLFKKYKTPDDFIKLTNEQLEKEIYSTGFYKQKAKSILACCNTLIENHKGKVPADFDELVKLPGVGRKTASVIAGNAFGIPAIAVDTHVKRLSNLLGFVNTQNPDKIEIELKELLPKSYWIVSSHLLAVHGRRICIANRPKCDHCVISDLCPSYKPEKIIKKK
- a CDS encoding NHL repeat-containing protein; protein product: MYRIFVLIVFLSVITPAQKFEINDSYGDFNNAVSFYITANGLIYVCDKGDDEIILLDTLGNVLKTFGGYGWTNDSFDDPADIFADPLSVYVSDKNNNSIKRFDKNLNFVSSFNRNENSSSEEQFGFPLSVAVSNQGDLYLIDSDNRRVIKFDIYGNFFQNFGGIDAGKFQLKNPSQLAISSANNIYVIDNRDIFIFDNFGNGITKLQFENTLQSIRILFNNLIITDVNNNVFFSNLKSSTGNVTRLDLNYSFENTNISSAIILNSKLYILTDKNILVFSKID
- a CDS encoding DUF2085 domain-containing protein, with product MELPVQRKLILFRLFLFVLSVIWLTGIISPCFDINLFKTVYPFQKQFYAVVCHQDINKSFTCSNIYFLVCARCSGIYLGSALTALAVILINGSFKIKTKLLVFFSLPLLADVLFTTLKVYNYNKIISAATGLFFGSIVFLYILSAIENLLLQKKNP